A single window of Psychromonas ingrahamii 37 DNA harbors:
- the flgE gene encoding flagellar hook protein FlgE encodes MSFNIAISGLNATNKQLNTISNNIANVSTYGFKESRAEFASIYNGGQAGGVEVSGITQNFDRNGSLEATGRALDLAISGNGFFATVDNKGQQIYTRSGAFSTDKDNFIVSSAGNKLQGYTVDAKANLQKGNIDDLAISTASLSAKATDSIEFTANFDARATPVASAAFDPADPTSFTSSYTAQAFDSLGNAHTVSQYFINTGSNQWNIKVIADDNDVTPDPAPVIEFTTEGLLADTSTIPILVSIPALGANLIAVEIDLTGSTQYGADFGVSTNNPNGYTAGELTGIRVEDNGMIFAQFTNGQSQLQGQLVLADFPNPTALEQSNNTSWMQTFGSGTPVKGAPGSGVLGKLTSNMLETSNVDLTSELVSLMTAQRNYQANTKTISTADQLTKALFNAV; translated from the coding sequence ATGAGTTTTAATATTGCAATCAGTGGGTTAAATGCCACCAATAAACAATTAAATACAATTTCAAATAATATCGCAAATGTTTCAACCTATGGTTTTAAGGAATCTCGAGCCGAGTTTGCCTCTATCTATAATGGTGGTCAGGCAGGTGGTGTTGAAGTCTCGGGTATTACCCAGAACTTTGACCGTAATGGTTCGCTTGAAGCAACCGGTCGCGCACTGGATTTGGCGATTAGTGGTAATGGTTTTTTTGCAACGGTAGACAACAAAGGTCAGCAGATTTACACACGTTCAGGGGCATTTTCCACCGATAAAGACAACTTTATTGTTTCCAGTGCAGGTAATAAGCTGCAGGGTTATACCGTCGATGCAAAGGCTAATCTGCAGAAGGGTAATATCGATGATCTCGCTATTTCGACAGCTTCATTATCAGCAAAAGCAACAGACAGTATTGAATTTACTGCTAATTTTGATGCTAGAGCAACGCCGGTGGCAAGTGCTGCTTTTGATCCTGCCGATCCAACTTCGTTTACATCTTCTTACACAGCGCAGGCATTTGATTCTTTGGGTAACGCCCACACAGTGTCACAATATTTTATTAATACCGGCTCAAATCAGTGGAATATTAAAGTTATTGCTGATGACAACGATGTCACTCCCGACCCGGCACCGGTGATTGAATTTACGACTGAAGGCTTGTTGGCTGATACTTCGACTATACCAATCTTGGTTTCGATTCCTGCTCTGGGTGCAAACTTGATAGCCGTTGAAATTGACTTAACCGGATCGACGCAATATGGAGCAGACTTTGGTGTCAGTACCAATAATCCCAATGGTTACACTGCGGGCGAACTAACCGGTATACGTGTTGAGGATAATGGTATGATTTTTGCGCAGTTTACCAACGGGCAAAGTCAGTTGCAGGGGCAGTTAGTATTAGCCGATTTCCCCAATCCAACCGCACTGGAACAGAGTAATAATACTTCCTGGATGCAGACTTTTGGGTCGGGCACACCCGTCAAAGGCGCGCCGGGCAGTGGTGTGTTAGGCAAATTAACATCCAATATGCTTGAGACTTCCAATGTTGATTTAACCAGCGAGTTGGTCAGCCTGATGACAGCACAACGTAATTATCAGGCGAATACAAAAACTATTTCAACTGCAGATCAGCTGACCAAAGCCTTATTTAATGCGGTTTAA
- the flgD gene encoding flagellar hook assembly protein FlgD — translation MALSESSVLGADVAITQMASQTKTIDANPNDSSSLKNEFITLMVAQIQNQDPLNPGDGTEYVSQLAQFSQVESAENMVSLMQRNSVMMDNLQVLATASLVGQEVMIRSDKFSVDGEPAQNLSGQVVLTSPSSQVNLLINDQFGQIKKVVLGPQAAGQVDFKLDVEALNLAKGAHSVSVELSNGQEYQPQILLSGKIESINIPATGGASMISLRGLGSVPFYDISQFGGAN, via the coding sequence GTGGCATTATCTGAAAGCAGTGTATTAGGTGCAGATGTCGCTATTACTCAGATGGCCTCGCAAACTAAGACGATTGACGCTAATCCCAATGATAGTAGTTCTCTGAAAAATGAATTTATTACCTTAATGGTTGCGCAAATTCAGAATCAGGATCCCTTAAATCCCGGCGATGGGACAGAGTATGTAAGCCAATTAGCACAATTTTCTCAGGTTGAAAGTGCTGAAAATATGGTTTCGTTAATGCAACGTAATTCGGTGATGATGGATAACCTGCAGGTACTGGCAACAGCTTCACTGGTTGGTCAGGAAGTGATGATCAGAAGTGATAAATTCAGTGTTGACGGAGAGCCTGCACAAAATCTTTCGGGGCAGGTGGTACTAACAAGTCCTTCATCGCAGGTCAATTTATTAATTAACGATCAATTTGGTCAGATTAAAAAAGTAGTGCTTGGCCCCCAAGCGGCAGGACAAGTTGATTTTAAATTAGATGTAGAGGCGTTAAATCTTGCCAAGGGAGCTCACAGTGTCTCGGTCGAGCTGAGCAACGGGCAGGAGTATCAGCCGCAGATATTACTGAGTGGAAAAATAGAATCAATTAATATTCCTGCTACGGGGGGGGCTTCAATGATCTCTCTTCGTGGTTTGGGCAGCGTACCATTTTACGATATCAGTCAATTTGGTGGAGCCAATTGA
- the flgC gene encoding flagellar basal body rod protein FlgC produces the protein MSFQQIFLTAGSAMTAQTVRLNTISSNLANADSFSGNKEDVFKPLKPIFATIYNNMNNGSASNIRSAQVMVADVIATDSLTQQRHEPENPLANAEGNVFYSGIDVVSEMADMMSASRSFEMNVEVLNNAKSMQQSLISVLDI, from the coding sequence ATGTCGTTTCAGCAAATATTTTTAACCGCAGGCTCCGCAATGACAGCTCAGACGGTGAGGTTAAATACTATCTCAAGTAATTTGGCTAATGCAGATTCCTTCTCCGGTAATAAAGAGGATGTGTTCAAACCGTTAAAGCCCATTTTTGCGACAATTTATAATAATATGAACAACGGCTCAGCGAGTAATATTCGCTCTGCACAGGTTATGGTTGCCGATGTTATTGCAACAGACTCTCTTACCCAGCAGCGTCATGAGCCTGAAAATCCACTGGCAAACGCAGAGGGAAATGTTTTTTATTCAGGGATCGATGTCGTTAGTGAAATGGCCGATATGATGTCTGCGAGCCGCAGCTTTGAAATGAATGTTGAAGTGCTAAATAATGCCAAGTCGATGCAGCAGTCATTAATCAGCGTGTTGGATATTTAA
- the flgB gene encoding flagellar basal body rod protein FlgB, with the protein MSIQLDKALGIHTQLLQFHTQRTQILANNLANSDTPNYKAQDLTYSATMNKINARDTQLNLSKEIFFRIPFQRSENGNTVELGIEQAKFAENNLNYQTSLNFLKMKISGLKSAIEGR; encoded by the coding sequence TTGAGCATTCAGCTAGATAAAGCTTTGGGGATTCATACTCAACTGCTTCAGTTCCATACCCAACGTACCCAAATTCTTGCGAATAATCTGGCAAATTCTGATACTCCTAATTACAAGGCTCAAGATTTAACCTACTCAGCAACAATGAACAAAATAAATGCACGGGACACACAACTAAATTTGTCCAAAGAAATCTTTTTCAGAATACCTTTTCAGCGTTCAGAAAATGGTAATACAGTTGAGCTCGGTATAGAACAGGCCAAATTTGCTGAAAACAATCTGAATTATCAGACCAGCCTGAATTTTTTGAAGATGAAAATTTCAGGTTTAAAATCCGCGATAGAAGGAAGATAA
- a CDS encoding OmpA family protein — MYDKKQQIIIIKKGRHQAHEEHSSAWKLAFADLMVSLMCVFLVLWALQIADKKEKEDIIHYFRTGQMSTPQERMFAQKNSLVSIPLMSSAKDNNTDINDTVNNALIQGEYNTQEELQFLMKRLDDLVEEIDASNNILIEVIPDGLRILLTASEDQKMYERGGTQLTPFYEDMLLEFSSVFNAIENGVVITGHTDSAPYNGQQVSNWELSSQRANSARRIMELGGLKKANITQVIGMANTKPIDKQNELSSINRRVEVIILTRQAVDDMNDIYGGSDEQYSKLLAKKDNATTLASKNKPVTRLDFAD, encoded by the coding sequence ATGTACGATAAAAAGCAGCAGATTATTATAATAAAAAAAGGTCGGCACCAAGCGCATGAAGAGCACTCATCGGCATGGAAGCTGGCATTTGCTGATTTAATGGTTTCTCTGATGTGCGTATTTTTGGTGCTATGGGCATTACAGATTGCAGATAAAAAAGAAAAAGAAGACATTATACATTATTTTCGCACCGGGCAGATGAGCACGCCGCAAGAGAGAATGTTCGCACAGAAAAATTCTTTAGTTTCAATACCTTTAATGTCATCTGCTAAAGATAATAATACAGATATTAATGACACGGTAAATAACGCATTAATACAGGGCGAATATAATACTCAGGAGGAACTGCAGTTCTTAATGAAACGCTTAGATGATCTTGTTGAAGAAATAGATGCCAGTAATAATATTTTGATTGAAGTTATCCCGGATGGATTACGCATTCTGTTAACCGCTAGTGAAGATCAAAAAATGTACGAGCGGGGAGGCACGCAGTTGACCCCTTTTTATGAGGATATGCTGCTTGAATTTTCTTCTGTTTTTAATGCTATTGAAAATGGTGTGGTGATAACCGGGCATACGGACTCTGCACCTTATAACGGACAGCAAGTCAGCAATTGGGAGCTCTCCTCACAACGAGCAAACAGTGCACGCCGTATTATGGAGTTAGGGGGATTAAAAAAAGCCAATATTACTCAGGTGATAGGCATGGCTAATACCAAACCAATCGATAAACAGAATGAATTAAGCAGTATTAACAGACGTGTCGAGGTAATTATCCTTACACGTCAGGCGGTTGATGATATGAATGATATTTATGGCGGCAGTGACGAACAGTATTCCAAGCTGCTGGCAAAAAAAGATAACGCTACAACATTAGCAAGCAAAAACAAACCTGTGACCCGGCTGGATTTTGCTGACTGA
- the motA gene encoding flagellar motor stator protein MotA has product MIRLAGLVFIMFCLFGGFMIVGGNLKLLWKPTEILIIFGAGSGALIVGSSKNCLILITSQLKDVFTVNPYSKEFYRQLLSLHYQLMRVKKMPSGAKVLESHVEDYENSSIFNQYPLVLRNDLLVHFIVDNFRMTISSLVAAHEIDATLESEIEVITSELLEPAVALKKLADSLPGLGVLGAVMGIILTMQSIDTDIAMIGSNIATALIGTFLGVFGCYCLFDPLSCAVKSNVMKSIVPFEVVKQILVAHVSNRSPLLSIDSGRRAIEIDEKPAFKIIEEWADQLDKP; this is encoded by the coding sequence ATGATCCGGTTAGCAGGCCTAGTTTTTATTATGTTTTGCCTATTTGGGGGTTTCATGATTGTTGGCGGGAATCTAAAGTTGTTATGGAAACCCACTGAAATTTTGATTATTTTTGGTGCCGGGTCAGGCGCGTTAATTGTAGGCTCCAGTAAAAACTGCCTGATCTTGATAACCTCTCAGCTCAAAGATGTCTTTACTGTTAATCCCTACAGCAAAGAATTCTACCGGCAGCTGTTAAGTCTCCATTATCAGCTGATGCGTGTAAAAAAAATGCCTTCCGGTGCGAAAGTGCTTGAAAGTCATGTGGAAGATTATGAAAATAGCAGTATTTTCAATCAATACCCTTTAGTCTTACGCAATGATTTGTTGGTCCATTTTATCGTTGATAATTTCAGAATGACCATTTCAAGCCTCGTTGCCGCACATGAAATCGATGCTACTTTAGAGAGTGAAATTGAGGTGATTACATCGGAGCTGCTTGAACCTGCGGTGGCGCTAAAAAAATTAGCAGATTCTTTACCCGGGCTGGGAGTCTTAGGTGCAGTAATGGGAATTATACTGACGATGCAGTCCATTGACACTGATATTGCAATGATAGGATCGAATATTGCGACCGCATTAATTGGTACCTTTTTAGGTGTTTTTGGCTGTTACTGTCTGTTTGATCCGCTTAGCTGCGCAGTGAAAAGTAACGTGATGAAATCGATTGTGCCCTTTGAAGTTGTGAAACAAATACTGGTTGCGCATGTCTCTAATCGATCTCCCCTTTTATCCATAGACTCAGGAAGACGTGCGATTGAAATAGATGAAAAACCGGCCTTTAAAATAATAGAAGAATGGGCAGATCAATTAGATAAGCCTTAG
- a CDS encoding sigma-70 family RNA polymerase sigma factor → MLHSTKQKKYNQTAELTGTRNKQEESFLVNKYLYLVHAVIKKMGYINCISDNDDMKQVGLIALLKMIRRFPVMDDEKEFIRLTYIRIRGSILDEIRSRDWRSEESRKNASTFLAQEKALMQSLGRLPNKSEMLENKVLSEQQYEEARCAINGKVFSELSDQLLKDNAQSVDICTEIDNTQCLSVALKQLTEEEVLILHLMYEKDMSFKEMALATNNNFSRINKIQREAHRKLTYLVVNKGGLL, encoded by the coding sequence ATGCTGCACTCAACTAAGCAAAAAAAATATAATCAGACGGCTGAGCTGACAGGAACAAGAAATAAGCAGGAAGAATCTTTTCTGGTGAACAAATATCTCTATCTGGTACATGCGGTGATAAAAAAAATGGGCTATATCAACTGCATTTCAGACAACGATGATATGAAGCAAGTGGGGCTGATTGCCCTATTGAAGATGATTCGCAGATTCCCTGTTATGGATGACGAAAAAGAATTTATCCGCCTCACTTATATCCGTATACGGGGCTCGATACTCGATGAGATCCGAAGCCGTGACTGGCGCTCCGAGGAAAGCCGAAAAAATGCCAGTACATTTTTGGCGCAGGAAAAAGCCCTGATGCAGTCCTTGGGTCGATTACCAAACAAGTCGGAAATGCTAGAGAATAAGGTACTCAGTGAACAACAATACGAAGAAGCCCGTTGCGCTATAAACGGCAAAGTTTTTTCCGAGCTGAGTGATCAACTGCTAAAGGACAATGCTCAGAGTGTAGACATCTGCACCGAAATTGATAATACACAATGTCTGAGTGTGGCTTTAAAACAGCTTACGGAAGAGGAAGTTTTGATTTTACATCTGATGTATGAAAAAGATATGTCGTTTAAAGAGATGGCATTAGCGACTAATAATAATTTCTCCCGAATCAATAAAATCCAGCGAGAGGCTCATCGAAAATTGACATATTTAGTTGTAAATAAAGGGGGTTTATTATGA
- a CDS encoding flagellar basal body-associated FliL family protein, whose product MNKMIIVIGLLLLLLVAAGGGYYYQTQSSLVEAHKEIEEPASEAYLAFVLVNDIYYSSNNGKRTKLIAMDIAIEAKDELSETEFKKNIPRIKGEILKILATPKYKNIDDASLLTFINENFNSDVNPILKKISSAGAYSQVHVTKLIIQ is encoded by the coding sequence ATGAATAAAATGATAATAGTGATTGGTCTACTTTTACTGCTTCTCGTCGCTGCGGGTGGTGGATATTATTATCAGACCCAATCGTCGTTGGTTGAAGCACATAAGGAGATAGAAGAACCAGCGAGCGAGGCGTATTTAGCCTTTGTTCTGGTCAACGATATTTATTATTCAAGCAATAACGGTAAACGTACCAAGCTGATTGCAATGGATATTGCCATTGAAGCTAAAGACGAGCTAAGCGAAACAGAGTTCAAAAAAAACATTCCTAGAATCAAAGGGGAAATATTAAAAATTCTGGCAACACCAAAGTATAAGAACATTGATGATGCTTCATTGTTAACCTTTATCAATGAGAATTTTAATAGCGATGTAAATCCAATACTCAAAAAAATCTCATCAGCTGGTGCATATTCTCAAGTGCATGTGACCAAGCTAATTATTCAGTAG
- a CDS encoding flagellar hook-length control protein FliK, whose product MDLTLRLAAPVNTAASGTKSESKPLLSAFTLLDGAQESSLAEGFSEIVATSADGDQIEFTVQESLTRLLNLAKQVKMTQTASSADLMQTDNRSAANFSAPIDMIAQVEGFTRINQRTALPTSSLFRNGSVDSAHIRDAIHLSHANSLPLKNIISSSIASLDSAQQNISALPGINASSPGLTEKIIEWAKVDLHAELERSDSKAAASSRIGEKLLLILQDRINIQASNNIKSAQIRLDPPDLGHIKLTVVIEGDKVSVAITSPNSVVREALMQTSERLRHELLNQNFINVSVDISSGSEGRANKEQNSQEQILGNQFASVDDKTTNSQDEFIVKV is encoded by the coding sequence TTGGCGGCACCAGTCAATACAGCTGCAAGTGGCACTAAAAGTGAAAGTAAGCCGTTGCTAAGTGCTTTTACATTATTGGATGGGGCACAAGAAAGTTCGCTGGCAGAGGGATTTTCAGAGATAGTCGCGACTTCTGCTGATGGCGATCAAATTGAATTTACTGTACAGGAATCGTTAACAAGACTATTGAACCTTGCAAAGCAGGTCAAGATGACTCAAACCGCAAGTTCGGCTGATTTGATGCAAACGGATAACCGCTCTGCGGCGAATTTTAGTGCACCGATTGATATGATTGCTCAGGTTGAAGGGTTTACTCGGATCAATCAAAGAACTGCGCTGCCAACCTCGTCTTTATTCCGCAATGGATCGGTAGACTCTGCGCATATTCGTGATGCTATTCATTTATCTCATGCGAATTCTCTGCCTTTAAAAAATATCATTAGCAGTTCCATTGCGAGTCTTGATTCTGCACAGCAAAATATATCTGCTTTGCCTGGCATTAATGCAAGCAGTCCTGGTTTGACAGAAAAAATCATTGAATGGGCAAAGGTTGATTTGCATGCAGAGCTTGAGCGCAGCGATTCCAAGGCTGCAGCAAGCAGCCGGATTGGAGAAAAATTATTGCTTATACTGCAGGACAGAATAAATATTCAAGCCAGTAATAATATCAAAAGTGCTCAAATAAGGCTGGATCCACCTGACCTGGGACATATCAAATTAACTGTGGTGATCGAAGGCGATAAAGTCAGTGTCGCTATTACAAGTCCAAATAGTGTTGTTCGTGAAGCACTGATGCAGACCTCAGAAAGATTACGCCACGAGTTGCTAAATCAGAATTTTATTAACGTATCCGTTGATATTTCATCGGGCAGTGAGGGGCGGGCTAATAAAGAGCAAAACAGCCAAGAACAGATTTTAGGCAATCAATTTGCAAGCGTTGATGATAAGACAACAAATAGTCAAGATGAATTTATTGTTAAAGTTTAG